From Vibrio splendidus, a single genomic window includes:
- the dinF gene encoding MATE family efflux transporter DinF, with product MKLFNPQTIFQTLSNQAMHKKVLLLAIPMVLSNITVPLLGLVDAAVIGHLEHSWYLGGVALGGTMISVTFWLLGFLRMSTTGLAAQSYGANDGKQLGLVFVQGVTMALGFAGVFLLLHSFVADAVFSLSSASEQVKHYGLQYFSIRAWSAPAALTNFVLLGWLLGTQNAKAPMWMVIITNITNIVLDIVFVIGLGWQVEGAALASVIADYAGLTFGLICVYRIWMKRQLPSPWELLKKTSQGLSRFVKLNRDIFLRSLCLQATFTFMTFQGASFGDDVVAANAVLMSFLMIISYGMDGFAYAMEAMVGKAIGAKDKEELNQSLIGTFFWSFNICLVLTIAFAIAGSSLINMITTIPEVKSQAEVYLPWLIAMPLVSMWCFLLDGIFVGATKGKDMRNSMFVATCSFFAIFYLASGLENHALWLAMLSFMAMRGIGLGVLFISQWKKGEFLA from the coding sequence GTGAAGCTATTTAATCCCCAAACTATTTTTCAAACGCTATCCAATCAGGCGATGCACAAAAAAGTGCTATTACTCGCGATCCCGATGGTTCTCTCTAATATTACGGTTCCACTGCTGGGCTTAGTTGATGCTGCAGTTATCGGTCACCTAGAGCATTCTTGGTATTTAGGTGGTGTGGCCTTAGGCGGCACCATGATCAGTGTGACCTTCTGGTTGCTTGGTTTCCTGCGTATGTCAACGACTGGATTGGCCGCGCAATCTTATGGTGCGAATGATGGTAAGCAGCTTGGTTTAGTCTTTGTGCAAGGCGTGACTATGGCCTTAGGGTTTGCTGGTGTCTTTTTGCTTTTACACAGCTTTGTTGCGGATGCGGTTTTCTCATTGAGCAGTGCCAGCGAGCAAGTCAAACATTATGGCCTGCAGTACTTCTCTATCCGTGCCTGGAGTGCACCTGCTGCGCTAACTAACTTTGTGCTGTTAGGTTGGTTGCTCGGAACCCAAAATGCCAAAGCGCCAATGTGGATGGTGATTATCACTAATATCACCAACATCGTTTTGGATATCGTTTTTGTGATTGGCCTTGGATGGCAAGTTGAAGGTGCGGCATTGGCATCGGTAATTGCGGACTATGCGGGTCTAACGTTTGGCTTAATTTGTGTTTATCGAATCTGGATGAAGAGGCAACTGCCATCTCCATGGGAGTTGCTTAAGAAAACCAGCCAAGGTTTGAGTCGTTTCGTAAAACTGAATCGCGATATCTTTCTGCGCTCGCTTTGTCTGCAAGCGACTTTCACTTTTATGACGTTCCAAGGTGCAAGTTTTGGTGATGATGTGGTGGCGGCTAATGCGGTATTGATGAGCTTCTTGATGATCATTTCTTATGGGATGGATGGTTTTGCTTATGCAATGGAAGCTATGGTCGGAAAGGCGATTGGCGCGAAAGATAAAGAAGAGTTAAATCAGTCTTTGATTGGCACTTTCTTCTGGAGCTTCAATATTTGTTTGGTACTGACCATAGCGTTCGCGATTGCTGGGTCTAGTTTGATTAATATGATTACTACAATTCCAGAGGTTAAGAGTCAGGCTGAGGTGTATCTGCCATGGCTGATTGCGATGCCGCTCGTTTCTATGTGGTGCTTCTTGCTAGACGGTATTTTCGTGGGCGCTACCAAAGGCAAGGATATGCGCAACAGTATGTTTGTGGCCACCTGCAGTTTCTTTGCGATTTTCTACTTAGCATCAGGTTTAGAGAACCATGCACTGTGGCTAGCAATGTTGAGCTTTATGGCAATGCGCGGCATTGGTCTTGGTGTTCTATTTATCTCTCAGTGGAAGAAAGGTGAGTTTCTCGCTTAG
- a CDS encoding class I SAM-dependent methyltransferase, producing the protein MPNPTKPQIKPLIPKPRSSVQKAPFDQGSAHQEFQVPTDLVQHLWFRSRESLADDGLVYDPIAAQACKRCQLAPECLTGELDQQQLLYATLTQLCDSQVQQFLSHNPDAWIINVGAGLDTRFYRLDNGRCHWVELDVTENLVWRQRLFHKNERYRLECGSVDDLTWLDELNIPEQASVMVVCEHALLDCNEQQTAYFIQSLSRYFTHAHACLVLAGDKSSSALGQKLGSGKYAHGLSSPVDSVLNWLPWAQWVKAFSPLDQQCNRWKLWQRLLCKISQVKKRLTPQLVLVKW; encoded by the coding sequence ATGCCAAATCCAACCAAACCTCAAATAAAGCCGCTTATTCCTAAGCCGCGCTCTTCTGTTCAAAAGGCTCCTTTTGATCAAGGGTCTGCACATCAGGAATTCCAAGTTCCGACGGATCTCGTTCAACATCTTTGGTTTCGCAGCCGCGAAAGCCTTGCCGATGACGGCCTAGTCTATGACCCTATCGCAGCTCAAGCCTGCAAGCGCTGCCAATTAGCACCAGAATGTCTTACTGGTGAACTCGACCAACAACAACTTCTCTACGCAACATTGACTCAGCTTTGTGACTCTCAAGTTCAACAATTTCTATCTCATAACCCAGATGCTTGGATTATCAATGTTGGGGCAGGCCTCGATACTCGTTTCTACCGTTTAGATAATGGCCGCTGTCATTGGGTTGAATTGGATGTAACTGAAAATCTAGTTTGGCGCCAACGCCTGTTCCACAAGAATGAACGCTACCGTTTGGAGTGTGGTTCGGTTGACGATCTGACTTGGTTGGATGAGCTCAACATCCCAGAACAAGCCTCAGTGATGGTGGTGTGCGAACATGCTTTGCTTGATTGCAATGAACAACAAACCGCATATTTTATTCAGTCATTGAGTCGTTACTTTACTCATGCACACGCGTGTTTAGTGTTAGCTGGAGACAAAAGCTCTAGTGCTCTTGGGCAAAAGCTTGGTTCAGGAAAATATGCACATGGCTTATCTTCTCCAGTAGACAGTGTTCTTAATTGGCTGCCATGGGCGCAATGGGTAAAAGCGTTTTCTCCACTTGATCAACAATGCAATCGTTGGAAATTGTGGCAGCGATTACTGTGTAAGATCTCTCAGGTCAAAAAGCGCTTAACGCCACAGTTGGTGCTTGTTAAGTGGTAG
- the lexA gene encoding transcriptional repressor LexA: MKPLTPRQQQVFDLIKSKIEDFGMPPTRAEIARELGFRSANAAEEHLKALARKEAIEIIPGASRGIRILLEDAANEEQGLPLIGQVAAGEPILAQEHVEMHYQVDPGMFKPQADFLLRVNGESMKDIGIMDGDLLAVHKTQDVRDGQVVVARVDDDVTVKRLERKGSTVLLHAENEEFSPIHVDLESQHLSIEGLAVGIIRNTDWM; encoded by the coding sequence ATGAAGCCGTTAACGCCCCGCCAGCAACAAGTTTTTGACCTTATCAAAAGTAAGATCGAAGATTTCGGTATGCCACCGACACGTGCAGAAATCGCGCGCGAACTTGGCTTCCGTTCTGCTAATGCTGCAGAAGAACATTTAAAAGCTCTTGCTCGTAAAGAAGCGATTGAGATTATCCCGGGTGCGTCTCGTGGTATTCGTATTTTGCTTGAAGATGCAGCGAATGAAGAGCAAGGTTTACCACTAATCGGTCAGGTTGCCGCTGGTGAGCCTATTTTGGCTCAAGAGCATGTAGAAATGCATTATCAAGTTGATCCAGGCATGTTTAAACCACAAGCTGACTTCTTACTTCGTGTAAATGGCGAAAGTATGAAAGACATCGGTATTATGGACGGTGATCTATTAGCTGTTCATAAAACACAAGATGTCCGCGATGGTCAGGTTGTCGTGGCTCGTGTCGATGATGATGTAACGGTAAAACGCCTAGAACGTAAAGGTTCAACGGTGCTGTTACACGCTGAAAATGAAGAGTTTTCTCCAATCCATGTCGATCTAGAATCTCAACACTTGTCTATTGAAGGGCTGGCTGTTGGTATTATCCGCAACACTGACTGGATGTAA
- a CDS encoding diacylglycerol kinase: MTKNSNTGFKRIVKAAGFSWQGITSSFKNEAAFRQEVFMAAVLIPLAFYLDVSQVERILMISAVVLVMVVELINTAIEAVVDRIGSEHHELSGMAKDVGSAAVFICLVLAGYVWLEILFL; this comes from the coding sequence ATGACCAAAAATTCAAACACCGGATTCAAACGTATCGTGAAAGCGGCGGGCTTTTCATGGCAAGGCATCACGAGCTCGTTTAAAAACGAGGCGGCATTTCGACAAGAAGTATTCATGGCCGCAGTGCTTATTCCGTTGGCGTTTTACTTAGATGTAAGCCAAGTTGAGAGAATCTTGATGATTTCAGCCGTCGTGTTGGTGATGGTTGTCGAGTTGATCAATACCGCGATTGAAGCGGTCGTTGACCGAATCGGTAGTGAACATCATGAGCTTTCTGGGATGGCGAAAGATGTTGGCTCAGCTGCAGTTTTTATCTGTTTAGTATTAGCGGGTTACGTGTGGCTAGAGATCTTGTTTTTGTAA
- the plsB gene encoding glycerol-3-phosphate 1-O-acyltransferase PlsB, whose translation MSSGQSFSRSLMKLPLSVLVKGTSIPSNPVEDLNIDLSKPIVYALPFRSSVDILTLQKHALELGLPDPLSKLEINGKSLQRYVFISSRKTLLQDDDYVPSSSIEVFSELLSLHAEDSDLDVQVIPATVLWGRKPGKENNQKPYLQAMNGLEKSKAVLLAGRDCLVRFSPVVSLRYMANSHGTDNTIAHKLARVARIHFSRQKLAASGPNLPSRQALFDRLLKSEAIKKAIEDEAQAKNISIEKASKEAQDIMDEIAANFSYSLIKRGEKILGWLWNKLYQGLHISNASTVRKLAQDGHEIVYVPCHRSHMDYLLLSYVLYHEGMVPPHIAAGINLNFFPAGPIFRHGGAFFIRRSFKGNKLYSTIFREYLAELFAKGYSVEYFSEGGRSRTGRLLQAKTGMLAMTIQAMLRGMNRPVTLVPVYIGYEHVMEVATYAKELRGKRKEKENASLVIRTLRKLRNFGKGYVNFGEPIQLNQYLNEHAPEWTKDIDPMGTSKPQWMNPVVNDLATKMMTHINDAAATNALTLCATALLASRQRALSRDSLVSQINCYLSLLKNVPYSDTFTVPKDSAEDLVKHAESLNKFLIESDSMGDIISLDRHQSILMTYYRNNIIHLFALPSLIAQMTIRQHGLTIDTIQENVAAIYPFLKKELFLSYDEDQLESVVANIIEELVGQGMLVVSDNQVTINQSNSQALMLLGRTISETLQRYSIALNLLAENPDLDKSDLEQKSQDIAQRLGRLQGINAPEFFDKGVFASMFATLKQQQYLDNDGNCDLEKTQQFAKLLYSMLYPEVRLTIQESIHQAE comes from the coding sequence ATGTCTTCTGGACAATCTTTTTCACGTTCATTAATGAAGCTACCTTTATCCGTATTGGTAAAGGGCACATCAATTCCTTCAAACCCTGTTGAGGATTTGAACATTGATTTGAGCAAACCGATTGTATACGCCTTACCATTTCGCTCAAGTGTAGACATTCTTACATTGCAAAAACATGCACTTGAATTAGGGTTACCTGATCCGTTGAGCAAGCTTGAAATCAATGGCAAATCACTGCAACGCTACGTTTTTATCTCTTCTCGCAAAACTCTACTGCAAGACGATGATTATGTACCAAGCTCATCAATTGAAGTCTTCTCTGAGCTGCTTTCACTGCATGCTGAAGACTCTGATCTCGACGTTCAAGTTATCCCTGCCACTGTATTGTGGGGTCGTAAACCAGGTAAAGAGAATAACCAGAAACCTTACCTACAAGCAATGAACGGCTTAGAGAAATCAAAAGCGGTATTACTGGCAGGTCGTGACTGCTTGGTTCGCTTTAGTCCTGTGGTTTCTCTACGTTACATGGCTAACTCACACGGCACCGACAACACCATCGCACACAAACTGGCGCGCGTAGCACGTATTCACTTTTCTCGCCAAAAATTGGCGGCATCAGGTCCTAACCTGCCAAGTCGCCAAGCTCTGTTTGACCGCCTACTAAAATCTGAAGCGATCAAGAAAGCGATTGAAGATGAAGCACAAGCAAAGAACATCTCGATCGAGAAAGCGAGCAAAGAAGCTCAAGACATCATGGACGAGATTGCTGCGAACTTCTCTTACTCGCTAATCAAACGCGGTGAGAAGATTCTTGGTTGGTTGTGGAATAAGTTGTATCAAGGCCTGCATATCAGCAACGCTTCAACCGTTCGTAAGCTAGCTCAAGATGGTCACGAGATTGTTTATGTGCCTTGTCATCGTAGTCACATGGATTACTTACTGCTTTCTTACGTGCTTTACCACGAAGGCATGGTGCCACCGCATATCGCTGCGGGTATCAATCTGAACTTCTTCCCTGCCGGTCCTATTTTCCGTCATGGTGGTGCGTTCTTTATTCGTCGTAGCTTCAAAGGCAACAAGCTGTACTCGACTATTTTCCGTGAATATCTGGCGGAATTGTTCGCCAAAGGTTACTCGGTCGAGTATTTCAGTGAAGGTGGTCGCTCTCGTACAGGTCGCCTACTACAAGCTAAAACCGGCATGTTGGCGATGACTATTCAGGCTATGCTGCGCGGCATGAACCGTCCAGTGACGTTAGTACCTGTGTACATCGGCTATGAGCACGTAATGGAAGTGGCGACCTACGCAAAAGAACTTCGCGGTAAGCGCAAAGAAAAAGAAAATGCGAGCCTAGTGATTCGTACGCTCCGTAAACTGCGCAATTTTGGTAAAGGCTACGTGAACTTTGGTGAGCCGATTCAGCTTAACCAATATCTGAACGAGCACGCTCCAGAGTGGACTAAAGATATCGATCCAATGGGAACCAGCAAGCCACAATGGATGAATCCAGTGGTTAATGACCTAGCAACCAAAATGATGACACACATTAACGATGCGGCAGCGACCAACGCACTAACACTTTGTGCAACGGCGTTACTGGCTTCAAGACAGCGTGCATTGTCTCGTGATTCTTTGGTTTCTCAGATCAACTGTTACCTATCTCTGCTTAAGAACGTACCTTACTCTGATACATTTACGGTACCAAAAGACAGCGCTGAAGATCTGGTAAAACACGCTGAATCGCTGAACAAGTTCCTAATTGAATCAGACTCAATGGGCGACATCATTTCGCTAGACCGTCACCAGTCAATTCTGATGACCTACTACCGTAATAACATCATTCATTTGTTTGCTCTACCATCATTAATTGCTCAGATGACCATTCGTCAGCACGGCCTAACCATTGACACGATTCAAGAGAACGTTGCTGCTATCTACCCGTTCTTGAAGAAAGAGTTGTTCTTAAGCTACGACGAAGATCAGCTTGAAAGCGTGGTGGCGAACATCATTGAAGAGCTTGTTGGCCAAGGTATGCTTGTGGTTTCGGACAACCAAGTCACCATCAACCAGTCAAACAGCCAAGCACTGATGCTGTTAGGCCGTACGATTTCAGAAACGCTACAGCGCTACTCTATTGCTCTGAACCTATTGGCAGAGAACCCTGATCTGGATAAATCTGATCTTGAGCAGAAGAGCCAAGACATCGCACAACGACTGGGACGTCTACAAGGCATTAATGCACCAGAGTTCTTCGATAAAGGTGTGTTTGCGTCGATGTTCGCAACTTTGAAACAGCAGCAATATTTGGATAACGATGGTAACTGCGATTTAGAAAAGACTCAGCAATTCGCTAAGCTTCTTTACTCAATGCTTTACCCAGAGGTCCGTCTGACGATTCAAGAGAGTATCCACCAAGCAGAGTAA